CTGGACAGCAGCGTGCAGCCGCACCGGGCCTTGTCGCCGTGCCGCGCAACGCGCCGGCCGTCGAGCGTGACGTAGCGGCTGCCGGTCACGATGGGGTTGATGCCGTGGCCGGGCCGCGGGCAGGACACGAGGTCGCCGATGCGAGCCACGCGACGCTCGTCGATGCTCGTGTTCTCGGACGCGGTGATCACGATGCCGCCGTGGTCTGTCTTGTCGTGCAGGACGATCCACGGACGATCGTTGTCCGCTGCGGGTTGATCCTCTTCCATTCGAACTCCCCCTTGCTTGCCTCGTTGGTTTGTCGATGCGACGCATGCCGTTGCGGCATTCAGTCGCGTGGCAATTTGAAACCGGGCTTGCGGTACTCCACGTGACCGTAGTCCTTGATCGAGGACCAACGACCACCCCACACAAGCCCCACGGACTCAGCCACTTCGCCATAAAGACGGTAGCCCTCCATGGCCCACGGGTCTCTTTCCGAGATCACCAGCTTGCCATTGCGAAAGAACGCATTGTCTGCCGCAAGTCCATATTGATGATAGCTTTGATTCGCCTTGGCGAGCGTCACCGTGTTGCCCAACGCGGCGAGTTTGGCCTGCCGTTCGGGACTGCGATAACCCTCGAGCAACGCGAGGTCGTAGCCATGTTTCTCTTTCATGATCTTGTAGACCAGCAACAGGCGATTGCGGAAATCCGCATCGAGCACAGCCCAGTCGCGGCTGCCTTCCTTGGTGAGCGGACGGACCTGTTCCACCTCTGCCGTTGCGAAGATTTCAGGGGGCAGCGCCGGCGGCGGCACGAGCTGCTCGCCCTTCAACAGCGCCTCGATTTTCGGATCGCTCGTCGTGGCCCAGTCATCGAAGAACAGGACGCGGCCGGTCCCGAAGGCCACGCTCAACACCACCGGAACGATGAGCAGGCCCATGCCCGACAACAACAGATAGCGATGACGTACGGCAAAAGTACGCACGCCCGATCCACCATCGCGCACCAACTGAAAACTTGCTTCGGACACCAGGCCGAATCGATGGCCAATCTTGATGAAAAAGACTGCAGTTGCAGTCGACAAATTGATCGTGGCTCGCAACACACGCTCACGAAAAGAAGGGAACAAGAAGATGGCAAGCGCGGCCACCATCAAGGCAAAATAACAAAAGAGAGCAAAGAAGATCAACGGTGTTCGGAGAGTGCAATTCATTGTATGAGTCGCACAACACTTCGAACCACTCGCACGCAACAACTGCATCCAAGTTGCAACGTTGCGTCGGTCACACCATAAGCCGCGGGGAGAAAAAACATGCCTGCTTTCGGGACCACCCATTCATGATGGGCGCGCCAGACGACAACAAGGGACGGCCGAGCCTGCTCGGTTCGAGCACTCCCGCCGCAGACGCATCGTCTGCGACAACAACCAACGCGGAATCCACGCGCGTGCTCGCACAGCTCGGCGGCCGCGAGAGCAGTGCGCCGTCCTTCTTCAAGCGACCGAGCGTGTGGGCTTCTCTCGCGCTGCTGATCGGTGTTGCGGGTGCCACGACCTACCAGATGCAATCGAAACGCGCCGATGCATCGGTCAACATCGCGGCGGCTGCGCCAGCGAAACCTGCACCGGCCGTCGAGGCTGCACCAGCGGCGCCCGAGACACCCGCACCTGCCAGCGCAGCTGTACCCGCTGCACCCGAACCGGCAACCGCGCGCATCGTCGAGGGCGACACGGCCTCGCCTTCCCAACAGCAGCAGCAATCCACGCCGTTTGCAGCAATCGGCGCGCAGCCCATGGTCGTGCCGCCCGCGGGCAAGTCGGCGCGCGTCGCGGCCGCGAAGCCATCGCACACAGGAAAGACGACGAGCACCGTTGCGGCGGCAAAGAAGCCGGTGAATGTCGCTTCGTCGAAGCAGCCTGCGCTTGCGGCCAACGGCAAGCCCGTGAAGACGGTCGCCAACACATCGAAGACGCCGCGGCGCGCCAACGACGCCGCGCAGGCGACATCGCGTCCCAACAAGCCCGACCCCGACACCGATCTGCTGACCGCCCTGCTCAGGCGCAGCAAGGCACCGGACCCCGCGCCACAGCCTTCGGCGCTGGCCGAGGTCGCGGCAGATTGCAAGTCCGGCCAGCGATGCAAACCATGAGCCCCCGTGCCGACGCGAATCACGATGCCATCCGCTGACCGCAGCGCGCTCTGGGCCGAGCTCAGCCAGACCAATCGGCTCTACCGTCTCGAGGTTCCAGGCGCTTCATCAAAAACGAACGCCAGCATCGACGCCCTGCGCGTCGAAGGCTGGGTGCAGCGCGAGGCCGTGTCGCAGCCGTTCGAGATGCGCATCGTCTGCCTGAGCCTGCGCGCCGACCTCGCGCTCTCCTCGATGATCGATCAGCCTCTTACGCTGGTCACCGTGCTCGCCAACGGCTCGGCCGGCAAACGCACCGGCCTGATCCGCGCGGTGGAGTCGCTCGGCTCCGACGGCGGCCTTGCGCGCTACCGACTCACGCTCGTGCCGTGGATCTGGCTGGCCACGCAGCAAGGGCGCAGCCAGGTGTTCCAGCAACGCTCGGTGGCCGACATCATCGAACGCGTGCTTGCGCCGTATGCCGATGCGGGCAGCTGGGCTTTCTCTTCCGAGGTGAGCGGCTTTCTCGCCGACGCGCCCGTTCGCACCTACTGCACGCAATACCGCGAGAGCGACTTCGATTTCTTCTCGCGCCTGCTGACCGAAGAGGGACTGGCTTGGCGCATCGAGGAAGACGAGAAGGCGCCCCTGGGGCACAAGCTCGTGATCTTCTCGGCGAACGATGCGCAGCCTGCGGACCCCGGATCGCCCATTCGCTTTCATCGCAAGAGTTCGCAGGAGCGCAGCGATGCCGTGCAGGCGCTGGTGCGCCGCATGCGGCAGTCGGTGGCGCAGGTGCATCTGAGCGCGTGGAACGTCGATGGCAAGCGCCAGTTGACGGGCAGTGCCGCCGCGCGATTTGCAGTGGGCGGCAAGAACGCTCCGCGCATCGAGTACGACGACGTGCTCGGCCTCAATGACCGCAGCCGCGGCTGGGACAGCAACCGCACGCTCGAACGCTATGCCGGCCTGATGATGGAAGCGGCCGAATGCCGCGCCGACGTGATGCTCGGCCACAGCACCGTGCGCACGCTGCGCGCGGGCACGCGCATCGAAGTCGACGACGCGCCTGCGCTTGGTTTGCAGGCCAAGCCCGCGCTGCTGCTGGACACCGTCGAGCATGTGGGCATCAACAACCTTCCGAAGGACACGGCGGCATCGATTGCCGCGCAGTTGGGCGATCTGTCGGAGCACCTTGTGTTCGACAGGCCTTGTGCATCGGTCATCGCCGAAGACGATGTGTTCGGGCTGGTGCCAACGGGCACGGGTCCGCACGACGACGTGAACGATGTTCGCCCGCAGGCGCAAAGCCTCGCTGCGGCGAAGACGCTGGGCTACGCCAACAGCTTCTCGGCCGTGCATGTGGATCGTCCATGGCGGCCCGTGCTCGCGGCCGCCGATGGTGCGCGGCTCCATGCGAAACCCACGGCCAGCGGTGTGCACAGCGCCATCGTGGTCGGCCCCTCGGGGGAGACATCGCCGAACGGCGCGGACGAGCTGTACTGCAATGACCGCGGCGATGTGCGCGTGCGATTCCACTGGCAGAACAACACAACCGACAACGGCAGTGGCGACGCACAGGACAACCGCAGCACGCGATGGATTCGCGTGGCGCAGCGCCAGGCGGGTCCCGGCATGGGCTGGCAATGGCTGCCGCGCATCGGGCAGGAAGTGCTGGTGAAGTTCGTCGACCTCGATGTCGACCAGCCGGTGATCGTCGGTGCGCTGTACAACGGGCGCGGCGATGGCGGCATCGAGCCTACGCCTGGGGGTGCATCGCGCAGCCAGGAACGCTCGGGCCAAGGCCAGGAAGCCGATGTGTTTGCGCAGGCGCGCAACGGATCGCCGAGTGCGCAGGCCAATCTCGCTGCCGGACACGCGCCGGCCTGGCATGGATCAAGCGCGGACGACAAGGGGCATCGCAATGCGGCTGCGCTAAGCGGCTTCAAGACGAAGGAGTTCGGCGGTGAAGGGTTCAGCCAGTTGGTGTTCGATGATTCGAACCAGCAACTGCGCGTGCAACTGCATGCGAGCACCGCACACAGCCAGTTGAACCTGGGGCACCTGATTCATCAGGCCGACAACTTCCGCGGCAGCTTTCGGGGACAGGGGTTGGAGCTTCGGACCGATGGCTATGCGGCGTTGCGTGGTGGCAAGGGTGTGCTGTTGAGCACGTACCACGGGGCGGGTGGGAAGCAGCTTGAGCCTGTGGGCGACTTCGCCCCTGGCATGGCACTGCTCAAGCAGGTGCAGCAGTTGGGGCAGGCGCTGAGCGAGGCCGCAATGAAGCACGAAACCGTGCAGCTGGCCGGGCATATCGGCGCCGACAAAGCCAATGTTTCGCAGCTCGACAAGGAGCGTGCGCCGTATGCAGCGATGCTGCACACGGCGAGTGGCATGGTGACGG
This region of Variovorax sp. RKNM96 genomic DNA includes:
- a CDS encoding PAAR domain-containing protein, with the protein product MEEDQPAADNDRPWIVLHDKTDHGGIVITASENTSIDERRVARIGDLVSCPRPGHGINPIVTGSRYVTLDGRRVARHGDKARCGCTLLSSQIASASE
- a CDS encoding M15 family metallopeptidase, which produces MIFFALFCYFALMVAALAIFLFPSFRERVLRATINLSTATAVFFIKIGHRFGLVSEASFQLVRDGGSGVRTFAVRHRYLLLSGMGLLIVPVVLSVAFGTGRVLFFDDWATTSDPKIEALLKGEQLVPPPALPPEIFATAEVEQVRPLTKEGSRDWAVLDADFRNRLLLVYKIMKEKHGYDLALLEGYRSPERQAKLAALGNTVTLAKANQSYHQYGLAADNAFFRNGKLVISERDPWAMEGYRLYGEVAESVGLVWGGRWSSIKDYGHVEYRKPGFKLPRD
- a CDS encoding type VI secretion system Vgr family protein, yielding MPSADRSALWAELSQTNRLYRLEVPGASSKTNASIDALRVEGWVQREAVSQPFEMRIVCLSLRADLALSSMIDQPLTLVTVLANGSAGKRTGLIRAVESLGSDGGLARYRLTLVPWIWLATQQGRSQVFQQRSVADIIERVLAPYADAGSWAFSSEVSGFLADAPVRTYCTQYRESDFDFFSRLLTEEGLAWRIEEDEKAPLGHKLVIFSANDAQPADPGSPIRFHRKSSQERSDAVQALVRRMRQSVAQVHLSAWNVDGKRQLTGSAAARFAVGGKNAPRIEYDDVLGLNDRSRGWDSNRTLERYAGLMMEAAECRADVMLGHSTVRTLRAGTRIEVDDAPALGLQAKPALLLDTVEHVGINNLPKDTAASIAAQLGDLSEHLVFDRPCASVIAEDDVFGLVPTGTGPHDDVNDVRPQAQSLAAAKTLGYANSFSAVHVDRPWRPVLAAADGARLHAKPTASGVHSAIVVGPSGETSPNGADELYCNDRGDVRVRFHWQNNTTDNGSGDAQDNRSTRWIRVAQRQAGPGMGWQWLPRIGQEVLVKFVDLDVDQPVIVGALYNGRGDGGIEPTPGGASRSQERSGQGQEADVFAQARNGSPSAQANLAAGHAPAWHGSSADDKGHRNAAALSGFKTKEFGGEGFSQLVFDDSNQQLRVQLHASTAHSQLNLGHLIHQADNFRGSFRGQGLELRTDGYAALRGGKGVLLSTYHGAGGKQLEPVGDFAPGMALLKQVQQLGQALSEAAMKHETVQLAGHIGADKANVSQLDKERAPYAAMLHTASGMVTGDTLEAAYSDASDKSIATGEGKVPHTTDAVVALAARGGLAMVAGQQLQMVAGETATLASGGDINLALADVLRVHSGQAIGLLAGAQKADAEAGLSIIAGSDDLDFQAQHDELRVQAKDALKIASTDKTVEFAAKKKIRIATAQGASITLQNGDITFECPGKITYHAVQRKLAGPERGSYKLPDFPRSALPSDKPFKFDLRIIDTAGPLGAPLPNVPWRVVVASAPAKALMSTEKVLTGKTGNDGKVKLSAAEEKELLEAYNKNPGRLWLIGGMKVREVALTHELEDWNDEQRFDHALDAMGYSDTLGPTGRNVKDQVLNGLSREEHMSSTGEKLLKKIKG